From the Acidicapsa ligni genome, one window contains:
- a CDS encoding carboxypeptidase-like regulatory domain-containing protein: MPVCSRSHGRSSFELLRRWLIAAALFGALATALSAFSEPSGSDAYSTGSLDGHLTDWHSVPLVQAVVVVRNLATGAAVRTITGKNGSYKLTGLAPGEYRIEAEVPQLGKGQVEGILISAGHATRVQAALVMELPQINSTIQVDTHDLDTVSPAVTTMIAGDELNAVPLSGRNWQAMITLTPGASSASQAATDAGGNTGKVSPVRSVSSESNVSNIFMTDVSDLDADSSIDGIENTPAFSGSNQLSRGGQTLGASGSSGSSGVMTLESRTGSARAGGGEPSGSPLNIATQHGGSWLHGQAFYLNRQSLWGAQNPYTQRILETATATGIDIAQFTPEPYTPPNSRQTFGLGIGRNSKHDKLFWFAALDGLLSNDPAIATVRHPDDFFAQPTIPELTVLGARLGITGPDLIEQEVAGYSGFLEQMTGLLGTVPRTTAQIQGFARLDWHVGEHHHLSVEGNASDANAPGGALTRSSETYGSHSFGNSSASQTWGLVKWDSFLTPNLLNDAAVQFGRYLLIDSPQSPSAFEAPLISNTWGELPEIVADSKYGFILGKPAQLGKSSYPDERSYRVQDMMSWVRGKNLLKLGGSVAHISDATNTLINQTGTYSYADVLNLASDVASFTKYGLAGIDNPFADQHNCDATGKARAVDGVITGLGYLPCYAWYSQRIGPAQWHLSTNDMAGFATEQWQPRHNLTFSAGVRVETEQLPPPIAFAQNPDLAATQKLPGMTMNWGPRFGIAWAPFSSSAGKATVLRVGAGLYYGRIDNSSILSALTQTGSPKGDLNFFFKPTDAGAPPFPYAFSTQPVTVVKPGAVSFAPRFRPQEVDQAIVSLEQQLPGHWVVQMSGMASLGRRLPISIDTNLIDTNLNAAQGPGTITYSVVDALQAGPIKTPTITVPFYFARLNPNYQQLSSIEDRANSTYEAAMIKVVRYGGHGLSLHAHYIYAHATDWNPNESGNVAVDDVLDPQDFRQEYGTSNIDIRHSAQATVLFASPWKLHHLTGDFINGWNIAALTQYRSGLPFTMRTSGYIPGFYDSERRLIEGVGPGMNGSGGDNRVYGIGRNTYRYPATYTADARLGKRFHLARQREVELLAESFNLFNHQNVTLLETTGYILDRGSTSGSLPTLNFLTGLTTGSTEFGKPLDVNATNFYRQREIQLGLRVRF, translated from the coding sequence ATGCCTGTTTGCAGCCGATCTCACGGCAGATCGAGCTTTGAGTTACTGCGTCGATGGCTGATAGCCGCCGCTCTTTTCGGCGCGTTGGCTACAGCCCTGAGCGCGTTTTCAGAGCCCTCCGGTTCCGACGCTTATTCGACCGGCTCACTCGATGGCCATCTCACGGATTGGCACAGTGTGCCCCTGGTGCAGGCCGTGGTGGTCGTGCGCAACCTCGCGACAGGCGCTGCAGTTCGCACAATCACCGGCAAAAACGGCAGCTATAAGCTGACAGGACTTGCACCTGGCGAATACCGAATTGAAGCTGAGGTTCCACAACTTGGCAAAGGGCAGGTGGAAGGCATTCTGATTTCCGCGGGCCACGCAACTCGCGTACAAGCCGCGCTGGTGATGGAGTTACCGCAGATCAACTCCACTATCCAGGTCGATACCCACGATTTAGATACGGTGTCTCCTGCGGTTACAACCATGATTGCCGGCGACGAGTTGAATGCCGTTCCTCTGAGCGGACGCAACTGGCAGGCGATGATTACGCTCACTCCCGGAGCCAGTTCGGCATCTCAGGCGGCAACCGACGCTGGCGGTAATACAGGTAAAGTATCTCCGGTTCGGTCTGTATCCAGCGAATCCAACGTATCGAATATATTCATGACAGACGTCAGCGACCTGGATGCAGACAGCAGTATCGATGGCATCGAGAACACTCCTGCTTTCTCGGGTAGCAACCAGTTGAGTCGTGGCGGCCAGACGCTGGGTGCGTCAGGTTCATCAGGCTCATCCGGAGTGATGACTCTGGAATCTCGTACAGGCTCCGCGCGTGCCGGTGGAGGAGAACCGTCTGGCAGTCCGCTCAACATCGCCACTCAGCATGGTGGCAGCTGGCTGCATGGGCAGGCTTTTTATCTGAACAGGCAGAGCCTCTGGGGGGCGCAGAATCCTTACACGCAGAGAATTCTGGAAACCGCGACTGCTACAGGCATCGATATTGCGCAGTTCACGCCGGAGCCGTATACCCCTCCAAACAGCCGGCAGACGTTTGGTCTCGGGATTGGACGTAATTCGAAGCACGATAAACTCTTCTGGTTCGCGGCCCTCGATGGATTACTGAGCAATGATCCGGCGATCGCCACGGTTCGTCATCCGGACGATTTCTTCGCCCAGCCGACTATTCCTGAGCTCACCGTGCTCGGAGCGCGGCTCGGCATTACAGGGCCGGATTTGATCGAGCAGGAGGTCGCTGGCTACTCCGGATTTTTGGAGCAGATGACGGGGCTACTGGGAACTGTGCCTCGAACTACGGCGCAAATCCAGGGTTTCGCTCGCCTTGACTGGCATGTGGGCGAGCACCATCACCTCAGCGTGGAGGGAAATGCCTCCGATGCAAATGCGCCTGGAGGCGCTCTGACGCGCAGTTCTGAAACCTATGGCAGTCATAGCTTCGGCAATAGCAGCGCCAGTCAGACATGGGGATTGGTTAAGTGGGACAGCTTCCTGACTCCGAATCTGCTCAATGACGCAGCAGTGCAATTTGGTCGCTATCTTCTGATCGATAGTCCGCAATCTCCCTCCGCATTTGAAGCGCCGCTGATCTCTAATACCTGGGGCGAACTGCCGGAGATTGTTGCCGATTCCAAATATGGCTTCATACTCGGCAAGCCCGCACAACTGGGCAAATCCTCGTATCCGGACGAGCGCTCCTATCGCGTTCAGGACATGATGAGCTGGGTACGCGGGAAGAATCTGCTCAAGCTAGGAGGCAGCGTTGCTCACATCTCCGATGCGACAAATACACTGATCAACCAGACGGGAACGTATTCCTACGCCGATGTGTTGAACCTCGCATCCGACGTCGCAAGTTTTACCAAATATGGACTCGCTGGTATCGACAATCCCTTTGCAGACCAGCATAATTGCGACGCGACAGGGAAGGCCCGCGCTGTAGATGGGGTGATTACCGGCCTCGGCTATCTGCCCTGCTATGCGTGGTATTCGCAGCGAATCGGCCCGGCGCAATGGCATCTCAGCACCAACGACATGGCAGGCTTCGCCACGGAGCAATGGCAACCTCGCCATAACCTGACGTTTTCCGCCGGGGTGCGTGTGGAGACCGAGCAGCTACCGCCGCCGATCGCATTTGCCCAGAATCCTGATCTCGCAGCTACTCAAAAACTACCTGGCATGACGATGAACTGGGGCCCAAGATTTGGTATTGCCTGGGCGCCATTTTCGTCCTCCGCAGGAAAAGCAACGGTGCTGAGAGTCGGCGCAGGTCTCTACTATGGCCGCATCGACAACTCTTCGATCCTGTCAGCGCTCACCCAAACTGGTTCTCCCAAGGGCGACCTCAACTTCTTCTTCAAGCCGACCGATGCTGGCGCTCCGCCGTTTCCTTATGCCTTTTCTACGCAACCGGTCACCGTTGTAAAGCCAGGGGCGGTCTCGTTTGCGCCGCGCTTTCGCCCGCAGGAGGTAGATCAGGCAATCGTCAGCCTTGAGCAGCAACTCCCAGGCCACTGGGTCGTACAGATGAGCGGAATGGCCAGTCTGGGACGCAGGTTGCCCATCTCGATCGATACAAATCTAATCGACACAAATCTAAATGCTGCGCAAGGCCCCGGCACTATCACTTACAGCGTGGTGGATGCATTGCAGGCAGGGCCGATCAAGACACCGACAATCACTGTTCCCTTCTACTTTGCACGCCTCAATCCCAACTACCAGCAGCTTTCGAGTATCGAGGATCGCGCCAACTCCACGTATGAAGCGGCGATGATCAAGGTCGTTCGCTATGGCGGGCACGGCCTCAGCCTGCATGCTCATTACATCTATGCCCACGCGACCGACTGGAATCCGAACGAGTCTGGCAATGTCGCCGTTGATGATGTCCTTGATCCGCAGGATTTCCGGCAGGAGTACGGCACATCGAACATCGACATTCGCCATTCGGCGCAAGCGACCGTTCTTTTTGCGAGCCCCTGGAAGTTACACCACCTGACAGGCGATTTCATCAACGGTTGGAACATTGCAGCACTTACCCAGTACCGCAGCGGATTGCCGTTTACCATGCGGACCAGCGGCTATATTCCGGGGTTTTACGACAGTGAAAGACGGCTCATCGAAGGTGTCGGCCCTGGCATGAATGGCTCCGGAGGCGATAATCGCGTTTACGGCATCGGTCGCAATACCTATCGCTATCCGGCGACTTACACCGCCGATGCTCGGTTGGGCAAGCGCTTCCATCTTGCGAGGCAACGTGAAGTGGAGTTGCTCGCCGAGAGCTTTAATCTCTTTAACCATCAGAACGTAACGTTGCTTGAAACCACCGGCTACATTCTCGATCGCGGCTCAACATCGGGCAGCTTGCCCACGCTCAACTTTCTCACCGGCCTGACAACCGGGAGCACCGAGTTCGGCAAGCCGCTCGACGTGAATGCGACTAATTTCTATCGTCAGCGCGAGATCCAATTAGGCCTTCGCGTTCGCTTTTGA
- a CDS encoding YybH family protein: MRIRTRNYSGRQALAILLALVFGLANLAFAQRVSSRDIPGNGDKAAIRSVLDAQVAAWNRADIPGFMASYENSPETTFIGIKINKGFAPIMERYKKSYTNKEQMGTLTFADLEIRLLPSASGATEYAVVTGRFHLERTARGEAKKDDGIFSLVWHKGSDGWKILLDHTS; this comes from the coding sequence ATGCGCATTCGTACTCGCAATTACAGCGGCAGGCAGGCATTGGCGATCCTGCTGGCATTGGTTTTTGGGCTGGCCAATCTGGCGTTCGCGCAGAGGGTTAGCAGCCGGGATATTCCAGGCAACGGAGACAAAGCCGCGATCCGATCAGTGCTGGATGCACAGGTTGCAGCGTGGAATCGAGCCGACATCCCTGGGTTTATGGCAAGCTATGAAAACTCCCCTGAAACCACGTTCATCGGTATCAAGATCAACAAAGGCTTTGCTCCGATTATGGAGCGATATAAGAAGTCCTATACGAACAAGGAGCAGATGGGCACACTCACCTTTGCAGATCTTGAAATAAGGTTGCTTCCATCGGCTTCAGGGGCGACGGAATACGCCGTGGTTACAGGGCGTTTTCACCTGGAGCGAACGGCCAGGGGTGAAGCCAAAAAGGATGACGGCATCTTCAGCCTGGTGTGGCACAAGGGATCGGATGGTTGGAAGATCCTGCTGGATCACACAAGTTAA
- a CDS encoding alpha-L-arabinofuranosidase C-terminal domain-containing protein: MRSLPILMKISPLLGLLLALPALAQAQEKSPVVLAIQVDKPLHSVSPMLYGLMTEEINFSYDGGLYPEMVKNRTLRDRNWNQQDWLVIQNAAAGAKFEKDKTTGPSAALHDSIKLTVTSASPSEPAGLRNMGYWGYPLRPDMTYTASLYAKADASGMGPLSVSLINNKTGRSVAHAEIPSIGSDWKQYTVTLHTEKIAPSEENHLELTLSKPGTLWMNLVSVFPPTYKGRVNGNRIDLMEKLAGMHPAFLRFPGGNYLEGDHIDERYEWKKTIGPLVDRPTHPSPWNYHSSDGLGLLEFLEWCEDLHMQNVLAVYAGYSMKQEHVEPGKDLEPYVQDALDEIEYATGSTDTKWGAERARDGHPAPFKLAYVEIGNEDWFDQSKSYDGRFAQFHDAIKKKYPDQKLIATAPVTSRKPDVLDDHFYLSSENYFDDVHHYDKFDRNGPRIFMGEYATMEGSPTGDFGAALGDAAWLTGVERNSDVVVMSSYAPLLVNIHNGGMQWHPDLIGYDGLTSYGSPSYYVLSLFADKVGDAVPDSTMTGAGPRVAYSVTHQDATGKVFVKVVNGVPTAQELEIDLSGVSGIVGPAKLTRLHALSPADTNTILDPKHIVPVESTLPVMGTKLKHIIPGYSFELIELDTKK, translated from the coding sequence ATGCGCTCTTTGCCTATCCTCATGAAAATCAGCCCGCTTCTGGGTCTCTTGCTCGCTCTGCCTGCGCTCGCTCAGGCACAGGAAAAATCTCCCGTCGTGCTCGCCATTCAAGTAGACAAACCACTGCACAGCGTGAGCCCCATGCTCTACGGGTTGATGACCGAAGAGATCAACTTCTCTTACGATGGCGGCCTGTATCCCGAGATGGTCAAGAATCGAACGTTGCGGGACCGAAACTGGAATCAGCAGGATTGGCTTGTAATCCAAAACGCAGCAGCAGGGGCCAAATTCGAGAAGGACAAAACCACCGGTCCTTCCGCTGCGCTGCATGACAGCATCAAGCTGACCGTGACCTCGGCTTCGCCATCGGAACCTGCCGGTTTGCGCAACATGGGCTACTGGGGCTATCCACTACGCCCGGACATGACCTATACCGCATCGCTTTACGCGAAAGCGGATGCGTCCGGCATGGGACCATTGAGCGTCAGCCTGATCAACAACAAGACCGGCAGGAGCGTCGCGCATGCTGAAATTCCATCCATCGGTAGCGATTGGAAGCAGTATACGGTTACCCTGCACACCGAAAAGATCGCTCCCTCGGAAGAAAACCATCTCGAACTGACCCTTTCCAAACCGGGAACTCTCTGGATGAACCTGGTCTCGGTCTTTCCACCCACATACAAAGGCCGCGTCAATGGCAACCGCATCGACCTGATGGAAAAGCTTGCGGGAATGCACCCGGCATTTCTTCGTTTCCCGGGCGGTAATTATCTTGAGGGCGACCACATCGACGAGCGCTACGAATGGAAGAAGACTATCGGCCCACTGGTCGATCGACCGACCCATCCCAGTCCCTGGAATTACCACTCATCGGATGGCCTCGGCCTGCTTGAGTTCCTGGAGTGGTGTGAAGACCTGCACATGCAGAATGTGCTCGCCGTCTACGCTGGTTATTCGATGAAGCAGGAGCATGTTGAGCCCGGCAAAGATCTCGAACCCTACGTCCAGGATGCGCTGGATGAGATCGAATATGCGACCGGAAGCACCGACACAAAGTGGGGCGCCGAGCGTGCCAGGGACGGTCATCCTGCACCGTTCAAACTGGCTTATGTCGAGATAGGCAATGAGGATTGGTTCGATCAATCGAAGAGCTACGATGGCCGTTTTGCGCAGTTCCACGATGCCATCAAGAAGAAGTATCCCGACCAAAAACTGATCGCCACCGCGCCTGTAACCAGCCGCAAGCCCGACGTGCTGGATGACCACTTCTATCTCAGCTCTGAAAACTACTTCGACGACGTACATCACTATGACAAGTTCGATCGCAACGGTCCCAGGATCTTCATGGGGGAATACGCGACGATGGAAGGCTCGCCGACGGGCGATTTCGGCGCGGCGCTGGGCGATGCGGCGTGGCTTACCGGGGTGGAGCGCAACAGCGATGTGGTCGTAATGTCGAGCTATGCGCCGCTGCTGGTGAACATTCACAACGGTGGTATGCAGTGGCATCCCGACCTGATCGGCTATGACGGCCTGACGAGCTATGGTTCGCCAAGCTATTACGTGCTTTCGCTCTTTGCCGACAAAGTTGGAGATGCTGTTCCGGATTCAACGATGACCGGCGCTGGGCCGCGGGTAGCGTATTCCGTCACCCATCAGGACGCGACAGGCAAAGTCTTTGTCAAGGTGGTCAACGGCGTTCCCACTGCGCAGGAGTTGGAAATCGATTTAAGCGGTGTAAGTGGAATTGTCGGCCCGGCGAAGCTGACGCGGCTGCATGCCCTGTCCCCTGCAGATACCAACACCATCCTTGATCCGAAGCACATCGTTCCGGTGGAGAGCACGCTTCCTGTTATGGGAACGAAGCTGAAACACATAATTCCGGGATATTCTTTTGAGCTGATTGAGCTTGATACGAAGAAATAA
- the dnaA gene encoding chromosomal replication initiator protein DnaA encodes MSFATSPAPVINPWIQILAALEKKVNRQSFETWLKPTRYSHIAGRTLYVRIPTEEFQHIGDKYSDLIQEAIDLLKLDMDDVAFVTIDDDPSQPPVRKDGGFGPVPTHAPTAPHPSQSGYNQSNYANQNNRRGGYVSEQQAKFDWSSAAQLNQRYTFENFVIGNGNQFARAASLAVAERPSKAYNPLFLYGGVGMGKTHLMHAIGHEVKRRQPIASICYVSAEKFTNEMINSLRNDRMTSFRDRFRGVDVLLIDDIQFIAQKERTQEEFFHTFNALHESMKQIVIASDRPPKELAEIEDRLRSRFEWGLIADIQPPDLETKVAILQKKAESEQASLPTDVAMFIASNVRTNVRELEGALVRLIAWCNMNGMEITLQSTQQCLKQFIDTQVRKITIDAIQKAVAESFGMRVSELKQKNNSRAVVVPRQIAMYLAKNLTEASLPEIGRQFGGKHHTTVMHSIGKIDELRRTDKDLNRTINKLQETLNG; translated from the coding sequence ATGTCATTTGCAACCTCCCCAGCCCCGGTAATCAACCCCTGGATTCAAATTCTGGCGGCTCTCGAAAAGAAGGTCAATCGACAGTCTTTCGAGACCTGGCTCAAGCCTACTCGTTATAGCCACATCGCGGGCCGCACGCTTTATGTGCGGATTCCAACAGAAGAGTTCCAGCACATTGGCGACAAGTACAGCGACCTGATTCAGGAAGCGATCGATCTGCTCAAGCTTGATATGGATGATGTGGCATTCGTCACGATCGACGATGACCCTTCGCAGCCTCCAGTACGCAAGGATGGCGGCTTTGGCCCAGTGCCGACGCATGCGCCGACGGCTCCTCATCCAAGCCAGTCTGGCTATAACCAGTCCAACTATGCCAACCAGAACAACCGCCGCGGCGGCTACGTCTCTGAGCAGCAGGCGAAGTTTGACTGGTCAAGCGCAGCGCAGCTCAACCAGCGTTATACATTCGAAAATTTTGTGATCGGCAATGGCAACCAGTTCGCGCGCGCCGCTTCACTGGCTGTAGCAGAGCGTCCGTCGAAGGCTTACAATCCGCTGTTTCTGTATGGCGGCGTCGGAATGGGCAAGACGCATTTAATGCACGCCATTGGCCACGAAGTGAAGCGTCGCCAGCCCATTGCGAGCATCTGCTATGTGTCCGCGGAGAAGTTCACCAACGAGATGATCAACTCGCTGCGTAACGACCGCATGACGAGTTTCCGCGATCGCTTCCGCGGCGTGGATGTGCTGCTGATCGACGATATTCAGTTCATCGCGCAGAAGGAGCGCACGCAGGAAGAGTTCTTCCATACTTTCAACGCGCTGCACGAAAGCATGAAGCAGATCGTCATCGCTTCCGATCGCCCTCCAAAGGAACTTGCGGAGATTGAAGATCGTCTACGCTCGCGTTTTGAGTGGGGATTGATTGCGGATATTCAGCCGCCGGATCTGGAGACGAAGGTCGCAATTCTGCAAAAGAAAGCAGAGAGCGAACAGGCCAGCCTGCCGACGGATGTTGCGATGTTCATCGCTTCCAACGTGCGCACCAACGTGCGTGAGCTGGAGGGCGCACTGGTGCGGCTGATCGCCTGGTGCAACATGAACGGCATGGAGATTACACTCCAGTCCACGCAGCAATGCCTCAAGCAATTCATCGACACGCAGGTTCGCAAGATCACCATCGATGCGATCCAGAAAGCTGTGGCTGAAAGCTTCGGCATGCGCGTGAGCGAGTTGAAGCAGAAGAATAATTCGCGCGCTGTCGTTGTACCTCGGCAGATTGCCATGTATCTGGCCAAAAATCTGACCGAAGCAAGCTTGCCTGAGATAGGCCGTCAGTTCGGTGGCAAGCATCACACAACAGTTATGCATTCCATCGGAAAGATCGACGAGCTGCGCCGAACGGACAAGGATCTCAATCGAACGATTAATAAGTTGCAGGAAACCCTGAACGGATAA
- the rpmH gene encoding 50S ribosomal protein L34 — protein sequence MPKRTFQPNRRKRVKTHGFRARMKTKSGAAVLSRRRAQGRKRVAVSAGFRD from the coding sequence ATGCCCAAGCGCACATTTCAGCCCAACCGCCGCAAGCGCGTCAAGACCCATGGCTTTCGGGCCCGCATGAAGACCAAGAGCGGAGCAGCCGTACTCAGCCGCCGCCGCGCACAGGGCCGCAAGCGCGTTGCCGTCAGCGCTGGCTTCCGCGACTAG
- the rnpA gene encoding ribonuclease P protein component: MTSLSEPRSVLPASAQDFRLRKHADYQRVYKATRKQFSPSMTWFVAARPTLPAVELQSCPRVGLTVGKVIGKAHERNRIKRRLREIIRQHLCELPDNIDLILHPRRSVITMESGKLQTEVLRIFRQVATQMRQSVPPAAAKAAAQGTNQVHVLAPRPTTSL; encoded by the coding sequence ATGACTTCCCTATCTGAGCCTCGATCGGTATTGCCAGCATCGGCACAGGACTTTCGCCTGCGCAAACATGCTGACTATCAGCGTGTTTACAAGGCCACTCGCAAGCAGTTCAGCCCGTCGATGACGTGGTTTGTCGCCGCGAGGCCCACGCTGCCTGCTGTCGAGCTGCAGAGCTGCCCCCGTGTCGGCCTTACTGTGGGCAAGGTCATCGGCAAGGCGCATGAGCGCAATCGCATCAAACGCCGCCTGCGCGAGATCATCCGGCAGCATCTTTGCGAATTGCCAGACAACATCGATCTGATCCTGCATCCGCGCCGTTCTGTCATAACGATGGAATCCGGGAAACTTCAGACCGAGGTTTTGCGTATCTTCCGTCAGGTGGCAACGCAGATGCGGCAATCTGTTCCTCCGGCAGCGGCCAAAGCTGCTGCTCAAGGCACAAATCAGGTCCACGTTCTGGCGCCGCGGCCTACCACTTCGTTATGA
- the yidD gene encoding membrane protein insertion efficiency factor YidD translates to MKRILLAILGFYRYWLSPAMHSLFPGGCRYEPTCSQYAVEAVTIHGPVRGSWMALRRLLRCHPFARIRNGGFDPVPFPGTPSSTRPVTIESGALHAAHLCNKRQD, encoded by the coding sequence ATGAAGCGCATTTTGTTGGCGATTCTCGGCTTCTACCGCTACTGGCTCTCGCCGGCTATGCATTCGCTCTTCCCTGGTGGTTGCCGCTACGAGCCTACGTGCTCCCAGTACGCAGTGGAAGCCGTAACCATCCACGGGCCAGTACGCGGCTCCTGGATGGCCCTGCGCCGTCTCCTGCGCTGCCATCCTTTTGCGCGAATCCGCAATGGCGGTTTCGATCCCGTTCCATTCCCCGGCACTCCATCTTCAACCCGACCCGTTACCATAGAAAGCGGCGCTCTTCACGCGGCGCACCTTTGTAACAAACGACAGGACTGA
- the yidC gene encoding membrane protein insertase YidC yields the protein MAELRNPNAPTQGSGGGGGDMRSMIAFTVLALVALLAFQYFKPTPPPAPQPQQQQQSSQPSSAAPSQPAASGAVPAPGAAPIVAASSETETVVENELYRITFTNKGAQVKHWILKHYCAESEGRKMDRNCKDPQGRQWNLDLVDQPAAAQFGLPLSLYTYEPALTTELNQALYQASSTGHVAAPAGIIFKYSKGPLTVTKTFTFNDTYVIDTQVNVTRNGSPVRALISWPSGLGDQEEVPQYNASKFDWSTDGKRDSVAPTKVSGNATLEQSYDYAATTDLYFTATFLPAVPSRATVVTLHNTLDVPKDAANPNSEKFKAPVLGLAMGDTSGNTHTRLFAGPLQFDVLASIHSTGPDGNATGEDLKPLIQFGFLKIIAEPLFLLLRFVYQHIVSNWGWAIIIVTIFFNLLMLPTRIMMMKSSLKMQRVQPRLEAIKKRYAHLKATDPKRAEMNAETMKLYKEEGINMYGGCLPLLVQMPLFFAYYRVLANVIELRQAHWGWLPNLAAADPWHILPIIIIASMFLVQFITPSPGMDPAQRRMMAFMMPAIFGFSMWTYASGLALYWGTGNLLNLGLQLGINRSSIGRELHALAAKRAAKKTAGKTIQGRR from the coding sequence TTGGCTGAACTTCGTAATCCCAATGCTCCAACGCAGGGCTCCGGTGGCGGAGGCGGCGACATGCGCTCCATGATCGCCTTTACCGTTCTGGCCCTGGTCGCACTTCTTGCCTTTCAATACTTCAAGCCGACACCACCTCCGGCTCCGCAGCCGCAACAACAGCAGCAGAGCAGCCAGCCCTCATCGGCAGCGCCCAGCCAGCCAGCGGCGAGTGGAGCGGTCCCGGCTCCGGGTGCAGCGCCCATTGTTGCAGCGTCCTCTGAAACTGAGACTGTAGTCGAGAACGAGCTTTACCGCATCACATTTACCAACAAAGGCGCGCAGGTCAAACACTGGATACTCAAGCATTACTGCGCAGAGTCCGAAGGCCGCAAGATGGACCGCAACTGCAAGGACCCGCAGGGCCGGCAGTGGAATCTGGATCTTGTCGATCAGCCGGCCGCCGCGCAATTTGGCCTGCCTCTCTCGCTGTACACCTATGAGCCAGCGCTGACCACGGAACTCAATCAGGCGCTCTATCAGGCCTCATCGACCGGCCATGTTGCCGCACCCGCGGGCATCATCTTCAAGTACTCCAAGGGCCCGCTGACGGTCACGAAGACCTTTACGTTCAACGACACTTACGTCATTGACACGCAGGTCAACGTCACTCGGAATGGCTCACCGGTACGCGCTCTGATCTCCTGGCCCAGCGGTCTCGGCGATCAGGAAGAAGTGCCGCAGTACAACGCCAGCAAGTTTGACTGGTCGACCGATGGCAAGCGTGATTCCGTTGCCCCGACCAAGGTCAGCGGCAATGCCACGCTGGAGCAGTCTTACGACTACGCCGCGACGACCGATCTCTACTTCACCGCAACGTTCCTTCCTGCTGTTCCTTCGCGGGCAACAGTCGTCACGCTGCACAACACGCTCGACGTTCCCAAGGATGCCGCAAACCCGAACAGCGAGAAGTTCAAGGCTCCTGTTCTGGGCCTTGCAATGGGCGACACCAGCGGCAATACGCATACCCGCCTCTTTGCCGGACCGCTTCAATTTGACGTCCTCGCCTCGATCCACAGCACCGGGCCTGACGGCAATGCCACCGGCGAAGACCTGAAGCCGCTTATCCAGTTCGGCTTCCTCAAGATCATTGCCGAACCGCTCTTCCTGCTGTTGCGCTTTGTCTATCAACACATTGTCAGCAACTGGGGATGGGCGATCATCATCGTCACCATCTTCTTTAACCTGCTCATGCTGCCCACCCGCATCATGATGATGAAGTCATCGCTCAAGATGCAGCGCGTGCAGCCCAGGCTGGAAGCCATCAAGAAGCGCTATGCGCATCTCAAGGCCACCGATCCCAAGCGGGCAGAGATGAACGCGGAGACGATGAAGCTGTACAAGGAAGAAGGCATCAACATGTACGGTGGCTGCCTGCCGCTGCTCGTGCAGATGCCGCTCTTCTTCGCCTACTATCGCGTGCTGGCCAACGTCATCGAGTTGCGTCAGGCGCACTGGGGATGGTTGCCAAACCTGGCCGCTGCAGACCCGTGGCATATCCTTCCGATCATCATCATCGCCAGCATGTTCCTTGTGCAGTTCATCACACCGTCACCGGGCATGGACCCGGCACAACGGCGCATGATGGCCTTTATGATGCCGGCCATCTTCGGCTTCTCCATGTGGACCTACGCTTCGGGTCTGGCGCTCTACTGGGGTACCGGCAACCTGCTCAATCTCGGCTTGCAGCTTGGCATCAACCGCTCGTCGATCGGCCGCGAATTACATGCTCTCGCCGCTAAACGGGCCGCCAAAAAAACTGCGGGCAAGACCATCCAAGGCAGACGATAG